One segment of Vicugna pacos chromosome 30, VicPac4, whole genome shotgun sequence DNA contains the following:
- the LOC102542967 gene encoding ribonuclease kappa has product MASLLCCGPKLAACGIVLSAWGVIMLIMLGIFFNIHSAVLFEDVPFTEKDFENGPQNIYNLYEQVSYNCFIAAGLYFLLGGFFFCQLRLNQRKEYMVR; this is encoded by the coding sequence ATGGCGTCACTTCTGTGCTGTGGGCCCAAGCTGGCCGCCTGCGGCATCGTCCTCAGCGCCTGGGGAGTGATCATGTTGATAATGCTCGGAATCTTTTTCAATATCCACTCCGCTGTGCTTTTTGAGGATGTTCCCTTCACGGAGAAAGATTTTGAGAATGGCCCCCAGAACATATACAACCTTTACGAGCAAGTCAGTTACAACTGTTTCATCGCCGCGGGCCTTTACTTCCTTCTCGGAGGCTTCTTTTTCTGCCAGCTTCGGCTCAATCAGCGCAAGGAATACATGGTGCGCTAG